One Mesorhizobium sp. L-2-11 genomic region harbors:
- a CDS encoding HupE/UreJ family protein: MRPAFLELREENPGEFSVTFKTPMQGDFRLALSPRFSGAVENLTPVVSRATGDAMVQTWRIAAIEPLAGQKVSIEGLSQTMTDALVRIEFADGGTWVERLTPSAPDMAIPATQNPWEVAATYFRHGIEHIASGIDHLLFVAALMLIVRGWRRIVETITAFTVAHSITLTLATIGWITLPSAPVEAMIALSILLVATEIVRMERGQSSLTIRWPWVVAFAFGLLHGFGFAGALVDLGLPRGDVPLALLSFNIGVEIGQLLFIAAILLAVHSIRRIITIPRRAIVASAYVIGTVAAFWSIERLDAMFL; this comes from the coding sequence ATGCGCCCGGCGTTTCTAGAGCTTCGAGAGGAAAACCCGGGTGAGTTCAGCGTAACCTTCAAGACACCGATGCAGGGCGACTTCAGGCTCGCGCTTTCGCCGCGCTTTTCTGGCGCGGTCGAGAATCTGACGCCGGTGGTGTCGCGCGCGACGGGCGACGCCATGGTCCAGACGTGGCGGATTGCAGCGATCGAACCGCTCGCCGGCCAGAAAGTGAGCATCGAGGGCCTATCGCAGACCATGACCGACGCGCTGGTGCGCATCGAGTTCGCCGATGGCGGCACATGGGTCGAGCGGCTCACCCCCAGCGCGCCCGACATGGCGATCCCCGCGACGCAGAACCCTTGGGAGGTGGCCGCGACCTATTTTCGCCACGGCATCGAGCACATCGCCTCCGGCATCGACCACCTCCTGTTCGTCGCCGCGCTGATGTTGATCGTGCGCGGCTGGCGACGGATAGTCGAGACGATCACCGCGTTCACCGTCGCCCATTCGATCACGCTGACTCTCGCCACCATCGGTTGGATCACTTTGCCGTCGGCGCCGGTGGAGGCAATGATCGCCCTCAGCATTCTGCTTGTCGCGACCGAAATCGTTAGGATGGAGCGCGGGCAGTCGAGCCTGACCATCCGATGGCCTTGGGTCGTCGCCTTCGCTTTCGGCCTGCTGCACGGCTTCGGCTTCGCTGGCGCCCTGGTTGATCTTGGGCTGCCGCGCGGCGATGTTCCGCTCGCTTTGCTGTCGTTCAATATCGGCGTTGAAATCGGGCAGCTCCTGTTCATCGCGGCGATCCTGCTGGCCGTTCATTCGATACGGCGCATCATCACGATACCGCGGCGGGCTATCGTCGCTTCGGCCTATGTGATCGGAACCGTCGCGGCGTTCTGGAGCATCGAGCGGCTGGACGCGATGTTTCTATGA
- a CDS encoding DUF3300 domain-containing protein, giving the protein MMGNDMLKAGAAALALLLAGFGSAHPVLAQEQVAAADASGDATTSPEPLSADEMEVLVARIALYPDELIAVITAAALYPLQIVEAARFLERYEKDKSLKPKDSWDGSVVSLLNYPGIVKMMSDDLEWTQTLGDAIAYQQKDVLLAIQQLRDEAVAKGVIKTDDKIQVVKENDNFVIKSASPEVIYVPQYPPQMFYEPDYVWEPIRYYPDPYPYYWYPGATFFAGAVTGAIWAAAVDWNDWGVWGGRWNGNDINIDCNNCFNNRDFNGKINFNDVDWKNIDRGKINIDRNQFNKFDQTNIKNRIEKNGDNAIRDRARDIKKNDKLANRVPGKTAATRDIRKSTLDGLKSQGGQAANRPGNRPNVNRPEARPAVADRPTANRPTAKPAKANRPAGKPKPAARVDNRPKKPSGLGNVDRGKVTKVSSNRGHQSMGGGSRGGSHKQIKRGGGGRRR; this is encoded by the coding sequence ATGATGGGCAACGACATGTTGAAGGCGGGCGCTGCGGCGCTGGCGCTGCTGCTTGCCGGGTTTGGTTCGGCGCATCCTGTCCTTGCACAAGAACAGGTCGCGGCGGCTGACGCTTCGGGTGATGCGACGACTTCGCCGGAGCCATTGAGCGCCGACGAGATGGAGGTCCTGGTTGCGCGGATTGCGCTCTATCCGGACGAACTGATCGCGGTGATCACTGCGGCAGCGCTTTATCCGCTGCAGATCGTCGAGGCGGCGCGCTTCCTCGAGCGGTACGAGAAAGACAAGAGCCTGAAGCCCAAGGACAGCTGGGACGGCTCCGTGGTGTCGCTGCTCAATTACCCCGGCATCGTCAAGATGATGAGCGACGACCTCGAATGGACGCAGACGCTCGGTGATGCCATCGCCTACCAGCAGAAGGACGTGCTGCTCGCCATCCAGCAGCTGCGCGACGAGGCGGTCGCCAAGGGCGTCATCAAGACCGACGACAAGATCCAGGTGGTCAAGGAGAACGACAATTTCGTCATCAAGTCGGCGAGCCCCGAAGTGATCTACGTCCCGCAATATCCGCCGCAGATGTTTTATGAGCCGGATTACGTGTGGGAACCGATCCGCTATTATCCCGACCCCTATCCCTATTACTGGTATCCCGGAGCGACCTTTTTCGCCGGGGCGGTGACCGGCGCCATCTGGGCCGCCGCCGTCGACTGGAACGACTGGGGCGTATGGGGCGGCCGCTGGAACGGCAACGACATCAACATCGATTGCAACAACTGCTTCAACAACCGCGACTTCAACGGCAAAATCAATTTCAACGACGTCGACTGGAAGAACATCGACCGCGGCAAGATCAATATCGACCGCAACCAGTTCAACAAGTTCGACCAGACCAACATCAAGAACCGGATCGAGAAGAATGGCGACAACGCCATCCGCGACCGCGCCCGCGACATCAAGAAGAACGACAAACTCGCCAACAGGGTGCCTGGCAAGACGGCTGCAACGAGAGACATCCGCAAGAGCACGCTCGACGGGCTGAAGAGCCAGGGCGGTCAGGCGGCAAACAGGCCGGGCAACAGGCCGAACGTCAACCGCCCAGAAGCCAGGCCCGCCGTCGCCGACCGCCCCACCGCCAACCGCCCAACCGCCAAACCGGCAAAGGCCAACCGCCCGGCTGGCAAGCCGAAACCCGCGGCAAGGGTCGACAACCGGCCGAAGAAGCCTTCGGGGCTTGGCAACGTCGATCGCGGCAAGGTGACCAAGGTCAGCTCCAACCGCGGCCACCAATCAATGGGTGGCGGCAGCCGTGGCGGCAGCCACAAGCAGATCAAGCGCGGCGGCGGCGGACGCCGGCGTTAA
- a CDS encoding alpha/beta hydrolase gives MRLFWIFRFWHSFSAAGLLIGTLFFAASLTPTLLPRTFVTQGLLSGCSFAAGYGLGVFGRWLADYLELPKPTGRILRAIKLVAAATCILVAVAFLWQASEWQNSIRQLMRLEPVDTAHPLKIGLIALLTFVLLILLARLFQVTFLFISRMLGRIVPKRVSYVIGIAAAAALFWTVVNGVFFRFALHAADSSFQAFDELIEPETQQPADPSKTGSDTSLIEWDELGRAGREFIATGPTSKDLRSFLGMDAREPIRVYVGLRSAETAEDRAKLALEELKRVGGFDRSVLIVVMPTGTGWIDPAAMDTVEYLHGGDVASVAMQYSYLTSWLSLLVEPGYGAEAARTLFAEIYSHWAKLPKESRPRLYLHGLSLGALSSEQSAELFEVIGDPYQGALWSGPPFPSRIWRSVTDDRERGSPAWLPRFRDGSYVRFTSQENGLAIPDAHWGPMRIVYLQYASDPVTFFDYRSLYRQPEWMAGPRGSDVSPELKWYPVVTLLQLTVDMAMATTAPMGYGHVYAPEHYIDAWIEVTDVRGWTAEQINRLKLEFLRRR, from the coding sequence ATGAGGCTATTCTGGATCTTCAGGTTCTGGCATTCCTTCTCAGCCGCTGGCCTGCTGATCGGAACACTCTTCTTTGCGGCCTCGCTCACCCCTACGCTGCTGCCACGCACGTTTGTAACGCAAGGGCTTCTATCCGGATGCTCTTTCGCGGCCGGATATGGGCTTGGCGTGTTCGGGCGCTGGCTGGCCGACTACCTGGAGTTGCCCAAGCCCACGGGCCGCATCTTGCGGGCCATCAAACTCGTCGCTGCGGCCACCTGCATCCTGGTTGCCGTCGCGTTTCTCTGGCAGGCTTCGGAATGGCAAAATTCGATCCGGCAGCTCATGAGGCTCGAGCCGGTAGACACTGCGCACCCCCTGAAGATCGGTCTGATCGCGTTGCTGACCTTCGTGCTCTTGATCCTCTTGGCGCGATTGTTTCAGGTCACGTTCCTGTTTATCTCGCGAATGCTTGGCCGGATCGTGCCGAAACGCGTGTCATACGTGATCGGCATTGCCGCTGCGGCTGCGTTATTCTGGACGGTGGTCAACGGCGTTTTCTTCAGGTTTGCGCTCCATGCCGCGGATTCGTCCTTCCAGGCATTCGATGAGCTGATCGAGCCCGAGACCCAACAGCCGGCCGACCCCAGCAAGACCGGAAGCGACACCTCGCTGATCGAGTGGGACGAGCTAGGAAGGGCGGGACGGGAGTTCATCGCGACCGGACCGACGAGCAAGGATTTACGCTCGTTCCTGGGGATGGATGCGCGTGAGCCGATCCGCGTCTATGTCGGATTGCGGTCTGCGGAGACAGCCGAGGACCGCGCAAAGCTCGCCCTCGAGGAGCTCAAGCGCGTCGGCGGATTCGATCGCTCGGTGCTGATCGTGGTGATGCCGACAGGCACCGGTTGGATAGACCCTGCTGCAATGGACACCGTCGAATATCTCCACGGCGGCGACGTCGCGAGCGTCGCCATGCAGTATTCGTATCTCACAAGCTGGCTGTCCCTCCTGGTCGAGCCCGGCTACGGCGCCGAGGCCGCTCGTACCCTTTTTGCGGAAATCTACAGCCATTGGGCCAAGCTCCCGAAGGAAAGCCGCCCAAGACTCTATTTGCACGGGCTGAGCCTTGGCGCCTTGAGCTCCGAGCAATCCGCCGAGTTGTTCGAAGTGATCGGCGACCCGTATCAGGGGGCACTTTGGAGCGGCCCGCCATTTCCGAGCAGGATCTGGCGTTCCGTCACCGATGACCGCGAGCGAGGATCGCCAGCCTGGCTGCCACGCTTCAGGGACGGGTCGTATGTGCGGTTCACGAGCCAGGAGAACGGCCTGGCGATCCCGGACGCACATTGGGGACCGATGCGGATCGTCTATCTTCAATATGCGAGCGACCCGGTGACGTTCTTCGACTACCGGTCCCTGTACCGACAGCCGGAATGGATGGCGGGGCCGCGCGGTTCCGACGTGTCTCCCGAGCTCAAATGGTATCCGGTCGTGACGCTTCTCCAGCTCACCGTCGACATGGCGATGGCCACAACGGCCCCGATGGGGTACGGGCATGTATATGCGCCGGAGCATTACATCGATGCTTGGATCGAAGTGACGGACGTTCGGGGATGGACCGCGGAGCAGATCAACCGGCTGAAGCTGGAATTTCTGCGACGGCGGTGA
- a CDS encoding peptidylprolyl isomerase: MKLFHEPLLHFVVAGTVLFAAFAWLGDSEEQTKSIEPVRVGDGELKWLTETFKGQWRRPPNGQELQALITELIKEELFAREAREMGLEEHDTIVRRRLAQKLEFLLKDTAKVVEPTVADLRKYYEANLDLFRVAGKASFRQVYFNPDGRKDAAADAADMLERLQAGDAGDVAEFGDRFLLGTEFEDLGEQEATGMLGEELSREIYAARTGSWAGPFKSGYGYHLINVSERNEQGSRPFEEAREAVSAEWLRDRQDEVSRDYIARLREKYGVVYGDEVAKLLSPGPKADVASR, from the coding sequence ATGAAACTTTTTCATGAACCATTGCTGCATTTTGTCGTGGCGGGCACCGTGCTGTTCGCTGCCTTTGCATGGCTTGGCGACAGCGAAGAGCAGACGAAAAGCATCGAGCCGGTGCGTGTCGGCGACGGCGAGCTGAAGTGGCTCACCGAAACTTTCAAGGGCCAGTGGCGGCGTCCCCCGAATGGCCAGGAGCTGCAAGCCTTGATTACTGAGCTGATAAAAGAGGAACTATTCGCTCGCGAGGCGCGGGAAATGGGTCTCGAAGAGCACGACACGATCGTCAGGCGCCGGCTGGCCCAGAAACTGGAGTTCCTGCTCAAGGACACTGCCAAGGTCGTCGAGCCGACGGTAGCCGATCTTAGAAAATACTATGAAGCCAATCTCGACCTTTTCCGCGTCGCAGGCAAGGCAAGTTTCCGACAGGTCTATTTCAATCCGGACGGCCGCAAGGACGCCGCCGCCGATGCCGCCGATATGCTCGAACGGCTCCAGGCCGGCGATGCCGGCGACGTGGCGGAATTCGGCGACAGATTTCTGCTCGGCACCGAGTTCGAGGATCTCGGCGAACAGGAGGCGACCGGCATGCTCGGCGAGGAGCTTTCGCGCGAGATCTACGCCGCGAGAACGGGAAGCTGGGCCGGCCCGTTCAAGTCCGGCTATGGCTACCACCTGATCAATGTCTCCGAGCGGAACGAACAGGGTTCGCGTCCTTTCGAAGAGGCGCGTGAGGCCGTGTCAGCCGAATGGCTCAGAGATCGCCAGGACGAAGTAAGCCGCGACTACATTGCACGGCTGCGCGAGAAATACGGTGTCGTCTATGGTGACGAGGTGGCGAAGCTGCTTTCTCCTGGCCCGAAAGCCGATGTGGCGTCGCGATGA
- a CDS encoding DUF2950 domain-containing protein produces the protein MTQMFSTTRHTGLLHTILLPTVCAVALAAASVVSQPAAAQDAPEAPEITAFVAAAEPPVFDTPEAAVEAFKKALNDAGNGAVAALLGLDAEKLKADENADETLAAIKEGVAKQLVLDGEGDRRTLQIGDKLWPLPFPIVKGEDGKWAFDTYAGLEEIVNRYVGENELTAIETMRAYVDAQEDYASQDRDEDGVEEFAQKLISSDGATDGLYWPTDDINGESPAGTNIDQAELQVAAKGEGYFGYKYKILTGQGDHIAGGAYDYVINGNMIAGFGLIAWPAKYGETGVKTFAVNQHGVVYEADLGPATEQIVKYIDRFNPDDTWQVVAD, from the coding sequence ATGACACAGATGTTCAGCACCACCCGTCACACGGGACTGTTGCATACGATCCTTCTCCCCACTGTCTGCGCCGTGGCGCTTGCAGCGGCCAGCGTTGTCTCGCAGCCAGCCGCCGCACAGGATGCGCCGGAGGCGCCGGAGATCACCGCCTTCGTGGCTGCTGCCGAGCCGCCGGTCTTCGACACGCCGGAAGCAGCTGTCGAGGCGTTCAAGAAGGCGCTGAACGACGCCGGCAACGGTGCGGTTGCGGCCCTTCTCGGCCTCGATGCGGAGAAGCTGAAGGCCGACGAGAACGCGGACGAGACGCTGGCGGCGATCAAGGAGGGTGTGGCCAAGCAGCTTGTCCTCGATGGCGAGGGCGACCGCCGCACGCTGCAGATCGGCGACAAGCTGTGGCCGCTGCCTTTTCCGATCGTCAAGGGCGAGGACGGCAAGTGGGCTTTCGACACCTATGCCGGGCTCGAAGAGATCGTGAACCGGTATGTCGGCGAGAACGAGCTCACCGCCATCGAGACGATGCGCGCCTATGTCGACGCGCAGGAGGACTATGCGTCGCAGGACCGCGACGAGGATGGCGTGGAGGAGTTCGCGCAGAAACTGATCAGCTCGGACGGCGCGACCGACGGGCTCTACTGGCCCACCGACGACATCAACGGTGAGAGCCCGGCTGGCACCAATATCGATCAAGCCGAACTTCAGGTCGCGGCCAAGGGCGAAGGCTATTTCGGCTACAAGTACAAGATCCTGACCGGCCAGGGCGACCATATCGCCGGCGGCGCCTATGACTACGTCATCAACGGCAACATGATCGCCGGCTTCGGCCTCATCGCCTGGCCGGCCAAATATGGCGAGACAGGCGTAAAAACCTTCGCCGTCAACCAGCACGGCGTCGTCTACGAGGCCGATCTCGGGCCAGCCACCGAGCAGATCGTCAAATACATCGACCGCTTCAACCCGGACGATACCTGGCAGGTCGTGGCCGACTGA
- a CDS encoding DUF3604 domain-containing protein — translation MTKTLLYGTALASLMGFALPAIAQDAGALDKGKADAAHQHPPAYSPYAERDFPTRPFFGDTHLHTAFSMDAGAFGAKLTPRDAYRFARGEEVTSSTGQPVKLSRPLDFLVVADHSDNMGFFPDLFAAKPEVLADPTGKKWYDMIQSGKGADAAIEIIVAFSHGTFPKDIMYFPGTPAYKGAWQETIAAAEDYNNPGLFTAFIGFEWTSNTGGNNLHRNVIFRDNGDKASQVEPFTVYPPFGSDNPVDLWKWMGAYEEKTGGDVLAIAHNGNLSSGLMFPTVEQFGKPVDREYVEQRAKWERLYETSQTKGTGEAHPFLSPNDEFASFEIWDKGNLDGSVPKTKEMLEFEYARSAYKNGLKLERELGTNPYKFGLVASSDAHTGLAAMEEDNFFGKTVPQEPSPERIGATFVNNAQTGVKIMDWEVGASGYAAVWAKDNTRASIWDAMQRKETYATTGPRMAVRFFGGWEFASEDAQNRLPGQIGYTKGVPMGGDLRAAPEGKKPTFLVAALKDPLGANLDRYQIVKGWLEADGKLNEKVYDVAWSGDRKPGVDGKLPPVGDTVDQANATWTNTIGAPELSAVWEDPDFDASQPAFYYGRVIEIPTPRWTAYDVKRFGVKALPGTAMTITERAYTSPIWYTPGT, via the coding sequence ATGACCAAGACATTGCTGTACGGGACGGCACTGGCAAGCCTGATGGGCTTTGCGCTTCCGGCGATTGCGCAGGACGCCGGGGCCCTGGATAAGGGAAAGGCCGACGCCGCGCACCAGCACCCGCCGGCCTACTCGCCATACGCGGAGCGCGACTTCCCGACGCGCCCATTCTTCGGCGATACGCATCTGCACACCGCGTTTTCCATGGACGCAGGCGCATTCGGCGCCAAGCTGACACCGCGGGACGCTTACCGCTTCGCCAGGGGCGAGGAGGTTACCTCGTCCACCGGCCAGCCGGTGAAGCTTTCCCGCCCGCTCGACTTTCTCGTGGTCGCCGATCACTCCGACAATATGGGCTTCTTCCCGGATCTGTTCGCCGCCAAGCCTGAGGTGCTGGCTGACCCTACCGGCAAGAAATGGTACGACATGATACAGTCCGGCAAAGGCGCGGATGCGGCGATCGAGATCATCGTCGCCTTCTCGCACGGGACGTTCCCGAAGGATATCATGTATTTCCCGGGCACGCCCGCCTACAAGGGCGCGTGGCAGGAAACGATCGCCGCCGCGGAGGACTACAACAATCCCGGCCTTTTCACCGCCTTCATCGGCTTCGAGTGGACGTCGAACACCGGCGGCAACAATCTGCACCGCAACGTCATCTTCCGCGACAATGGCGACAAGGCGAGCCAGGTCGAGCCGTTCACCGTCTATCCGCCCTTCGGCAGCGACAACCCGGTCGATTTGTGGAAATGGATGGGCGCTTACGAAGAGAAGACCGGCGGCGATGTGCTCGCGATCGCGCATAATGGCAATCTCAGCAGCGGCCTGATGTTCCCCACCGTCGAGCAGTTCGGCAAGCCGGTCGACCGCGAATATGTCGAGCAGCGGGCGAAATGGGAGCGGCTCTACGAGACCTCGCAGACCAAGGGCACCGGCGAGGCGCATCCGTTCCTGTCGCCGAACGACGAGTTCGCCAGTTTCGAGATCTGGGACAAAGGCAACCTCGATGGCAGCGTTCCCAAGACGAAGGAGATGCTCGAGTTCGAATACGCGCGCTCGGCCTACAAGAACGGACTGAAGCTCGAGCGGGAGCTCGGCACCAACCCCTACAAGTTCGGCCTCGTCGCCAGCAGCGATGCGCACACCGGTCTCGCGGCGATGGAGGAGGACAATTTCTTCGGCAAGACCGTGCCGCAGGAGCCGAGCCCGGAACGCATTGGCGCGACCTTTGTCAACAACGCCCAGACCGGTGTCAAAATCATGGACTGGGAGGTCGGCGCCTCCGGCTACGCAGCCGTCTGGGCCAAGGACAACACCCGCGCATCGATCTGGGATGCCATGCAGCGCAAGGAGACCTACGCCACCACCGGCCCGCGCATGGCGGTTCGGTTCTTCGGCGGTTGGGAGTTTGCAAGTGAGGATGCGCAAAATCGGCTACCGGGGCAGATCGGCTACACCAAGGGCGTGCCGATGGGCGGCGATCTTCGCGCAGCCCCTGAAGGCAAGAAACCGACCTTCCTGGTCGCCGCCTTGAAAGATCCGCTCGGCGCCAACCTCGACCGCTATCAGATCGTCAAGGGCTGGCTCGAGGCGGACGGCAAGCTGAACGAGAAGGTCTACGACGTGGCGTGGTCCGGCGACCGGAAGCCGGGGGTGGATGGGAAACTGCCGCCGGTCGGCGACACCGTGGACCAGGCGAACGCCACTTGGACGAACACAATCGGCGCGCCGGAGCTCAGCGCAGTGTGGGAGGATCCGGATTTCGACGCGAGCCAGCCGGCCTTCTACTATGGACGGGTGATCGAGATCCCGACCCCGCGCTGGACCGCCTACGACGTCAAGCGGTTCGGCGTAAAGGCCCTGCCAGGCACTGCGATGACCATCACCGAACGCGCCTACACCTCGCCGATCTGGTACACGCCAGGCACTTGA
- a CDS encoding formylglycine-generating enzyme family protein, with protein MVWIPGGTFLMGSDKHYPEEAPAHRVTVGGFWMDVCTVTNREFARFVDATGYVTSAERPVNPDDYPGAKPDMLAPSSVVFSKAKQRVDLRDHYNWWVYVRGANWRHPRGPASSIKRLADHPVVHVNFEDAEAYASWAGKQLPTEAEWEFAARGGLDAAEFVWGDEMAPDGRQMANTWQGEFPWRNLCEDGYEGTSPVASFAANGYGLYDMSGNVWQWTTDWYQEHGKIDSPCCTIDNPRGAKREDSLDPRQPQISIPRKVMKGGSHLCAPNYCRRYRPAARMAQPIDTSTCHLGFRCIARRT; from the coding sequence TACATTCCTCATGGGATCGGACAAGCACTATCCCGAAGAGGCGCCGGCGCATAGGGTGACAGTGGGCGGCTTCTGGATGGACGTCTGCACCGTCACCAACCGCGAGTTCGCTCGCTTCGTCGACGCGACTGGTTACGTCACCTCGGCCGAACGTCCCGTAAATCCCGATGATTATCCCGGAGCGAAGCCGGACATGCTGGCGCCATCGTCCGTGGTGTTCAGCAAGGCCAAACAGCGTGTCGACCTTCGCGATCACTACAATTGGTGGGTCTACGTCCGCGGCGCCAATTGGCGCCATCCGCGCGGGCCGGCGAGTTCGATCAAGCGGCTGGCCGACCATCCGGTCGTGCATGTGAACTTTGAGGATGCCGAAGCCTACGCATCGTGGGCGGGCAAGCAATTGCCCACCGAGGCCGAGTGGGAATTCGCGGCGCGTGGCGGGCTCGACGCGGCCGAATTTGTCTGGGGCGATGAAATGGCGCCCGATGGCCGACAAATGGCCAACACGTGGCAGGGCGAATTCCCGTGGCGGAATCTCTGCGAGGACGGTTACGAGGGGACGTCACCCGTCGCCTCCTTTGCCGCCAACGGCTACGGCCTCTACGACATGTCTGGCAATGTCTGGCAGTGGACCACGGACTGGTACCAGGAACACGGCAAGATCGACAGCCCGTGCTGCACGATTGACAACCCCCGCGGTGCCAAACGGGAGGACAGCCTCGATCCACGGCAGCCGCAGATCAGCATCCCGCGCAAGGTGATGAAAGGCGGATCGCATCTTTGCGCGCCCAACTATTGCCGGCGCTACCGCCCGGCCGCCCGAATGGCGCAGCCGATCGACACGTCGACGTGCCATTTAGGTTTCCGCTGCATTGCACGCAGAACGTGA